From one Lycium barbarum isolate Lr01 chromosome 6, ASM1917538v2, whole genome shotgun sequence genomic stretch:
- the LOC132599232 gene encoding B-box zinc finger protein 18-like gives MRTLCDVCESAAAILFCAADEAALCRSCDEKVHMCNKLASRHVRVGLADPSKIQRCDICENAPAFFYCEIDGSSLCLQCDMIVHVGGKRTHERYLLIRQRIEFPGDKLGPSNELGLPSTKQGDVRRETSKAAVENNVNNNVKMENELIDLNSRPQRMHGQTSNNQEQGMDMNSGSNHESVGVVPDGPFKREPEK, from the exons ATGAGAACCCTTTGTGATGTTTGTGAAAGTGCTGCCGCTATACTTTTTTGTGCTGCTGACGAGGCTGCTCTTTGCCGTTCTTGCGACGAAAAG GTCCATATGTGCAACAAGCTTGCAAGTCGACATGTAAGAGTTGGGCTTGCAGACCCCAGTAAAATCCAGCGTTGCGACATATGTGAAAATGCACCTG CTTTCTTTTATTGTGAGATCGATGGAAGTTCCCTTTGTTTGCAATGTGATATGATTGTCCATGTTGGAGGTAAAAGAACCCATGAAAGATATCTCCTTATAAGGCAGAGAATTGAG TTTCCGGGGGATAAGTTGGGTCCTTCAAATGAGTTAGGATTGCCATCTACCAAACAAGGTGATGTAAGGAGGGAAACATCTAAGGCAGCAGTAGAAAATAATGTAAATAATAACGTGAAAATGGAGAATGAGTTGATTGACCTTAATTCTAGACCTCAAAGGATGCATGGTCAAACGTCAAATAATCAG GAACAAGGAATGGACATGAATAGTGGCAGCAATCACGAGTCAGTCGGCGTGGTTCCTGATGGACCCTTCAAAAGAGAGCCAGAGAAGTGA